A portion of the Candidatus Palauibacter polyketidifaciens genome contains these proteins:
- a CDS encoding sigma factor-like helix-turn-helix DNA-binding protein: MAAAPDEEEVIASPESRILDSIALERALTSLEEGLRRVVVLKELEGYSHREIAELLQIERATSEGRLYMARKQLRARLSE, translated from the coding sequence ATGGCCGCCGCGCCCGACGAGGAGGAGGTGATCGCCTCGCCGGAGTCCCGGATCCTGGATTCGATCGCGCTGGAACGCGCGCTGACTTCGCTCGAGGAGGGGCTGCGGAGGGTCGTCGTTCTCAAGGAGCTGGAGGGGTATTCACACCGGGAGATCGCCGAGCTTCTCCAGATCGAGCGCGCGACCTCGGAGGGGCGGTTGTACATGGCGCGGAAGCAGCTTCGCGCCAGGCTGTCGGAGTGA